The genome window GGCATTGAGCGATGCGACCCGGAACAACGGCACATCGGGATCGATCGATGCCAGTGCCTGACGTATCACCGGTACGATGCTCTCGTTGCCGCGTACCATGAGGTCGATGCTGTTGCCCGTCGATTGCCCGATTGCCAGGTATGCCGTGGGATTCGGGGGCTGGCGCACTCCGGCGATCCGGGCATCCGCAACCACACCGATCACCTCGGCCGTGATCCCGCCGTTCAGCTGAATCACTGCACGCTTTCCGATGGGGGATCCGCCGGGCCAGAGATGGTCCGCCAGACCGCGAGTGATCACCACCACCGGAGGTGCGTCGGCGCGATCGGTAGCGCTCATCAGCCGCCCTGCGAGCAGCGGCATCTGCAATGCCCGAAAATAGTCGCGGTCGGCCCATCGAATATCGACCGGCGGCGGCTCCATTCCGGCCACGATCGCAGCTCCCTCCGCGAGCACCGTCGTGCGTGGTCCGCCGCCACCGAACGGTCGCAGACTCACGGCGCCTGCCGCAGTCACTCCGGGTTGCGCACGCGCGGTTCCGACAATTGCGTCGAAGACGGCCAGACGCCGACCGGCGTCAGGGTACCGCTCCGTGGGCAACATGATCCGCATTGTGGTGACGGTATGCGGATCGAAGCCGAGATCCACCGCCTGCAACGCGACGAAACTGCGGACGGCGAGCCCGGCCGCGACGCTGAGCACTAGCGCAAGAGCCACCTCGGCCACAACGAGCGCCCGGCCGCTGCGTCGCGTGATCCGCACGCTGGCGTGTTCTCGCAGGGTCGATGCGGCGTTGCCCCTGGTGGCGCGCCAGGCCGGAAGAATGCCACACACGAGCGCGGTGGCAATCGAGATCACTGCCGAGGCAATCACCACAGGCGCATCCACGCCTGGAATTGCAGGCTTCGCGATCTCGGCCGGCAAGAGCCGGTAGAGGATTCGCACACCCCACGCGGCCGCCAGCGTTCCCGCCACACCACCGACCAGGGCGAGCAGGGAACTTTGCGCCAGCAGTTGTCGCACGACCCGACCTCGTGAGGCCCCCAGCGAAACGCGGAGTGCCAACTCACCCTCGCGCCGTCGCAGGTGTGCCAGGGTCAGCGTGGCCACGTTCACGATTCCCATCACCAGTAGCAGTCCTACCGCCCCGAGCAGCACCAGGAGCGGCGTGCGTGCATCGCCCGTAATTTCGCGCCGCAAGTCGACTATCGCCGTCGACCACCCGGCCGCCTCCGGCACCGACTCCGCATGTTGGGCGGCCAGCCGATCGAGGGCGGTGACGGCAACCTCCTTCGTCACGCCTGCATGCATCCGGCCGATAACCGCGAACGCCCGACCCCAGGCCCGGAGGTCTGCAGCTGGTATCAGCGGGATCCACAGATCCTGGTCGGCCATCCACCCGAGTCTCGGAGGCTCGAAGGACGGCGGCATGACACCGATCACGGTATACGGCACGTTGTCGAGCGCGATGGTCTTGCCCACAACAGCGCGATCAGCAGCGAGCTGATTCGACCAGAAGGCGTGCGACAACACGACCAGTCGCGTCCCCGCGACTTCGTCGGAGGGCAGCAGCGTCCTGCCGAGCATCGCCCGGCTCCCGAGCAACGTGAAGTAACCCGGTGAGACCTGTGCCCCGGCCACACGCGATGCGGCGCCGGCGCCGGTGAGCGTGCTTGGCGCAGGCACCAGCGCTGCCATCCCGTCGAAGAGCGCCTGCTCCGCTCGCCAGGCTTCGAATGACGCCATCGACGCCGGCGTGTGTTCGAGCTGCCGCTGGGCGTTGCGCTCCCAGATCGCGACCAGGCGATGCGGTTCGACATAGGGCAGGTCGCGCAACACGACGCCGTGCACCACCGTGTAGAGCGCCGCGGTCGCTCCAATGCCGAGGGCGAGCGTGAGCACCACGGCGAGCGTAAACGTCGGTGCTCGGAGCAGCACGCGCGTCGCGTGCCGCAGGTCGGCCGTCAAGTCTTCGAGGCGACGAACGCCGCGACTGTCCCGCGACTCTTCCTTGAAGCGCTCGACTCCCCCGAAGCGCAGCAATGCTTCGCGACGCGCCGCCGCGGGAGCTGTCCCCCGCGCGACCAGCTCGGCGGTCTCGCACTCGATGTGGTACTGCATCTCAGCGCTCATCTGTTGTTCGTGCGACGACCGGCTCAACCAGAGCCGCACGCGCCGCAGTCTGACGAAGATCCAGTTCATCGCGACCTCACGTTGCACGCAGCACGTGATTCACTGCTAGCGAAAAGACCCGCCACGACTGCACCGCCTCGGTCATCTGTTGCTGACCAGCCAGCGTCAGGCGATAGACCTTGATGCGCCGCCCCTCGGGCGAACTCTCCTCGGAGCCAACGATCCAGCCGCGGTCCTCCAACCGGTACAGCGCGGGGTAGAGTGACCCCTGGTTGACGGAGAGCACGTCACGGGAGGTCTGCTGGATCCGCTTCGAAATGGCCCAGCCATGGAGCGGAGTGTTGCCCAGCGCCTTCAGGATCAGCAGATCAAGCGTTCCCTGGAGCAGGTCGGCCTTGCCGTCGCGCATTCGCACCCCGAGCGTTGCAGAGGTCATACTATGCCGTTCGACATAAGCCTGCGTCATCGGTTGTCGAATGTCAATGTATCCGTGGGCTACTTGTCTGCGTGGCACTGCGGCAGTAGCTTCCCCGTGTACTACACGGGGAGAACAACCAGATGAAAGAAGCCACCTCGAATCTTCCGATTCTCAAAGGGACCCTCGACATGCTGGTCCTCAAGGCGTTGAGTGGCGGACCCATGCACGGCTTCGGAATCGCCCTCTGGTTGGAGCAGCATTCAACGGGGCAACTCGAACTCGACGACAGCCTCACCTATCAGGTGCTTCATCGCCTCGAGGGACGCGGCCTCATCGACGCCGAATGGCGCGTGACCAGCAAGAACCGACGCGCCCGTCTGTATACCCTGAATCGCGCGGGTCATGACCACCTTGGGGCGGAATTCCAGCAGTGGCTCCGCTTCAGCAGTGTCGTCACCGGCATCATGACGCAGACCCTCCACCCTCACCCGGGATAGCAGGCGATGCCTGACAGTTCGGGCAAGCTTCCGCCAGGGGCACGATGGTTTCGTCTGCGACCGAGAGGACGCGCGGCGATCGAGGCGCAGATGCGTGAAGAACTCGACGCGCATCTCGCCCTTGCCACCGAGTATCTGGTGTCGCGTGGCGTCCCGCCTCAGCAGGCCGAGGACCAGGCGCGGGCACGCTTTCGTGATTTCGAGACCGCACGGCAGAACCTCTACCGCACCGCCAGACAGCGTGAGGCAGAAATGGCACGTCACCAGGCCCTCGGGGAAGTCCGCACCGACATTCGATTCACGATCGAAGGAATCGCTCGCGACCTCCGCCTCGCGGCCCGCGGATTTCGTCGCGTGCCGGCCTTTGCCGCCGCGGCACTCATGACGCTGGCGCTCGGGATTGGTGCCACCACGACGGTGCTCTCACTCGCGTACAACATCTGGCTCAGACCACTGCCGTACGCCGATCCAGCTCGACTCGTCACGCTGCGGGACGCCTATCGCGGGCAAGGCGTGGGCGGGGTCTCGTCAGCGGAGATCGAGGATTTCCGTACCAATCCGTTCCTGGGCGGCGTCGCCGGATTCTCCTACGGTGCGGCCATCACCAAGGTCGCCGGGGAACCGGTACGGCTGGTCTGCTATCGTGTCACCAGCAATCTCTTCGAAGTGCTTGGCGTCAGACCGATCCTTGGGCGTGGCTTTGTGGCCGAAGAGGGCATCCAGGGTCGGGGCGCGGTCGTAGTGATCAGCCACCGGTTCTGGAACCAGCGACTCGGAAGCGACCCGGCGGCCGTTGGAAAATCGCTGGAACTCTTCGGTTCGACCTTCACGATCATCGGTGTCATGCCGAAGGAGTTCCAGATTCCTTCGGGCGTTCGAAGTGACCTGTGGATTCCCAGCGAGAATGTCGGCGTCGCAGCGAATCGCGGCCAGCGATACGCCGGCGCAGTGGCCCGCCTCAAACCCGCAGCGAGCCTTCAACAGGCGCAGGCGGGAATGGCTCCTATCAATAGTCGCCTGGCGCAGGACTACCCCGACACCCATCGGGAATGGACAACCATTCTGACTTCGATCAGCGACGAGACGCTCGGAAGCTACCGCGCAGCGTTCACATTCCTGTTGGGGACCGTCGGCCTGCTGCTCTTGATTGCCTGCGCGAACATCGCAAGCCTCTTTCTCGCACGAAACAGCGCGCGTCACGGCGAGCTGGCGGTACGGGTGGCCTTGGGGGCGACTCGCGGCCGGCTCACCAGACAACTCTTCATTGAGAGTCTTCTGCTTTCCGCTGCTGGTGGTGTGCTGGGAATACTCGCGGCGCGACTCGGCACCCCCTTGCTGGTCAGGATGTTGCCGCCAGGCACGCCCCGGCTTGACGAGGTCGCTGTCAACTTGCCGGTGCTGGGATTCGCCGTGCTGCTCTCGGGACTCGCCGGGATACTCTGCGCCATCGCTCCAGCCTGGCACTTGAGCACGAACGCGCCTCACGAGTGGATCAAGGGAATGAGTCGCACCGTCGTGCAAGGCCGGCACGCACTGCAACAGACGCTGGTGATCGCGCAGGTTGCGCTGTCGCTGATGCTGATGGTGGGCGCCGGATTGATGCTCAAGAGCTTCTTCCACCTGACAGCCCGCGACCACGGATACGATCCACAAGGGTTGCTGACAATGAGCGTCACCGTTCCATTCGATCGCTACGGGAGCGAGTCGGCACGCGCCCAGGTCTATCAGCAGATCACTGGCCACATCGCCCGACTGCCGACGGTAGAATCGGTGGGTGAGGTCAACGGATTCCCGGGGAGCGGGCTCGGTACGCTTGGTTTTGGCTCCGTCGGAACCAAGCCGGGTTCGCCATCCGTACAGGTCACCCTGCATGCGAACGGGCCGGACTACTTCCGGACGATGAGGACGCCGCTCATCTCAGGGAGAGCGTTCACCGGGCAGGATCGGGGCGGGACACCGCACGTCCTCATCGTCAATCAGGCGTTGGCGGCGAAATTGTGGCCCGGCGAAAGTCCCATCGGCAAATCGCTCGTACTCCCGGCAGCGATGATGGCGATGGCCGGGGGCGACAAGGAAACCGCGTTCGAGGTGGTTGGTGTCGCAGGCGACATGCGACTCCGTGCACTCCAGGCCCCGCCGGAAATCTTCATACCCACGTCGCAGGCGACCCCGTTCTGGACCAACCTCGTCATTCGAACTCGTGACAATCCGTCAGCGGCCATCGAGGGCATCCGGCATGCCATCACGTCGGTCGAGCCGGACATGCTCATCGAGAACGTCGTTCCGATGGACGAGATTGTGTCGGGTTCGGTCGCGATGCAGCGTGCTCAGAGCACGATCGTCACTGTCTTCGGCGCCCTCGCCGCCCTCCTGTCCTCGGTTGGCCTCTACGGGCTGCTCTCGCACCTTGTGAGTCAACGGCTGCGAGAAATAGGAGTGCGGCTGGCACTGGGGGCGCGCCGCGCCGACGTTTTCAAGTCGGTCGTCTCGCGCGGGATGGTGTTGGCCTCGATCGGGATTGCTGCCGGAAGCGGCGCTGCGTACGCCTTGGTGCGGGCCATGCGCACGCAGGTCTTCGGACTCGCCACGGTCGAGCCGGGTGTGTTTGTCGGCGCTATCGCCGTATTGCTCGTCGTCTCCCTGGCTGGCTGCTACTTCCCCGCCTGGCGCGCGACACGAATCGATCCACTCACGGCGCTGCGCTGAAGGGGAAGTGTGGGCGCATCAGGGCGTCGGGGTCCCTTCGATCCGCGCCTTGAGTCGCTTGAGGTCCGACTCATAGATCAGTCGCAGCGCACCCACCATCACCTTGCTGGCGCCCGAAACAATCGCGCCGCCCATCTTGCTGCTGTCCTTGGTCGCCGTCCCTACCGAATCCATGAATGGCGCCGAGAAAGTGCTGATCAGGACGGTGGAATCGCCCTGTGCCACCAGCGAATCGCGCCGCATCATCAACGTGCTTTTCACCTTCCCGGTGTCGGGGCGCATCTCGAGCACCAGCAACCGCGGTGCCGAAATTTCCTTGACGACCCAGTCCATGTTCTGGCGGTTGCCACCGATCTCGCGACCCGGATCATCGAGCACCAGCGTGTCGCCTGCGACCAGCATCCCCTTGCCGATCGGCCGCGTGACCTTGGCCGACGCGACCCACGCCGACATCGAGTCCGGCGTTGCGAGCGACGCGAAGATCCGCTCCGGCGAGCCGGCAATTGTCATGGTGAGGGTATCACCCGCAGCGGTCATCTTCTTGTAGCCGAAGTACGCCCCGCCGATGACCACGATCGCCAGCACCGCCAGGATGCCCAGGATCCATTTCCACATGACTTACTCTCCGCCTCTGGTGGGGGCCGCAGTGCGCGCGCCGAACATCTGATCGAGCATCAGCAAGGCCGATGGGTCCTTGCCAGCCATCTTGAGCTGTTCGATGGCGGTCTGGGCACTCTTCTCTTCCTCGACCTGCTCGTTGATGAACCACTGCAGCATCACCTGTGAGGCGTAATCATTTTCCTTGTTCGCGAGCGAGTAGAGCGCATTGATTGCCTTGGTCACTTTCTGCTCGTGACCGAGGGCCGCCTCGAAGACCGAAATCGGCGTGGCATAATTGAGCTTGGGCTGCGCAATCGAGGCCAGCTCGACCGCGCCACCCCGGTCGATCATATGGTCAAAGAGCTTCATCGCGTGGACCCGCTCTTCCTCGCTCTGGAGCCGCATCCAGTTCGCCATCCCCGGAAGGGCAGCGGACTCGAAATGGGCGGCCATCGCCAGGTAGGAATAGAAGGAGGCCATCTCAAGGTTGATCTGGGCGTTGAGGGCGTCCTGGACCTTCGTGGAGAGCATCGGGGAATCATCCGGTTTGAGGTGCAACTTGAATCTACCTTATCCGGAAGCCCGTCCAGTCTCCCCCAGGCTGCGACCCTATGCGGGGGTACCGCATCCTAGTATGTGCCATGACTAGAGCGCTGACGATGGACATCATGTCCCTGCCGAATGCCGAAGCCGTGGTCGCCCGCGCCAAGCTGGGCGACCCCGTAGCCCTCGAGGCGCTGTACACCGCCTACAGCACGCCGGCTTACAATCTGGCCCGGCGAATCTGCCGGACCACGGAAGACGCCGAAGATGTGCTGCAAGAGACCTTCTTCGAGGTGTGTCGTAGTATTCGCAACTACCGTGGCGATGGCTCCATCTGGGGCTGGATTCGGACGGTGACCTCCAGCAAGGCGCTCATGCGCCTCCGCCGCAACAAGTACCGCGATACCGACGACCTGACCGATGAACTGGCACCCTCGAGGGCCGGTTCGCACGCGCTCCGGATGGACCTCGAGAGTGCCCTCGCGCGGCTCTCCGAGACCGCCCGCGCCGTGGTCTGGTTGCATGACGTCGAGGGGTACACCCACGAAGAGATCGCTTCCCAGATGGGAAAGACCGTCTCCTTCTCGAAGTCGCAGCTGGCCCGGGCGCACCAGCGCCTCCGCCTCTGGCTCGGCGAGGAGGCCTTCGCATGAGCAGCGCACATCTCTCGATGGAGCAATTGGTCGCCGTCCGTGATGGCGACCGCAGCGAGCCGTCGTACGCCGAAGGGCACCAGCACGTCGCCGCCTGCGTCCAGTGCACCGCCGAACTCGAGCGGTTGCATCAGCGCACCGCGCGGCTGCGGGCACTTCCCACGCTCTCGCCGGCGCAGAACCAGTACCCCGCGATCCGCACCCGAGTGATCTGGGATCGCAAACAGTCACGTCTCCGTCGGGTCGCGGGGATCGCGCTCGCGGCCGCGGCAATGCTGGTGGTCACGGTCATCGGCCGCGATCTCCTCACCCCGACCCGGCTCGATGCGGAGCAGCAGATCGCGAGTGCGATGACCTCGTCGCAGCAGCTCGAGCGCGCCCTCGTTCGCATCAACCCCGATGAACGGGTGATCGACGGTCGCACGGCCGAGCTGGTGATTCAACTCGAAGACCGGATCGCCGATCTCGACGACCAACTCGCTCAGGCCGCCACCTTGCAGCGCGAAGCGCGCTTGCGGCGGATGGTGGCACTCTGGCAGGAACGAGTCGGCCTCATGAACGCCCTGGTGGACGTCCACGTCACCAAGGCCAGCAACGTGGACCTCTAACTGGTCCATCTCTCGATTGGAGTGTGTCGTATGCGTGTGATTGGAATACTCG of Gemmatimonadota bacterium contains these proteins:
- a CDS encoding sigma-70 family RNA polymerase sigma factor, producing the protein MTRALTMDIMSLPNAEAVVARAKLGDPVALEALYTAYSTPAYNLARRICRTTEDAEDVLQETFFEVCRSIRNYRGDGSIWGWIRTVTSSKALMRLRRNKYRDTDDLTDELAPSRAGSHALRMDLESALARLSETARAVVWLHDVEGYTHEEIASQMGKTVSFSKSQLARAHQRLRLWLGEEAFA
- a CDS encoding ferritin, yielding MLSTKVQDALNAQINLEMASFYSYLAMAAHFESAALPGMANWMRLQSEEERVHAMKLFDHMIDRGGAVELASIAQPKLNYATPISVFEAALGHEQKVTKAINALYSLANKENDYASQVMLQWFINEQVEEEKSAQTAIEQLKMAGKDPSALLMLDQMFGARTAAPTRGGE
- a CDS encoding PadR family transcriptional regulator, yielding MKEATSNLPILKGTLDMLVLKALSGGPMHGFGIALWLEQHSTGQLELDDSLTYQVLHRLEGRGLIDAEWRVTSKNRRARLYTLNRAGHDHLGAEFQQWLRFSSVVTGIMTQTLHPHPG
- a CDS encoding ABC transporter permease encodes the protein MNWIFVRLRRVRLWLSRSSHEQQMSAEMQYHIECETAELVARGTAPAAARREALLRFGGVERFKEESRDSRGVRRLEDLTADLRHATRVLLRAPTFTLAVVLTLALGIGATAALYTVVHGVVLRDLPYVEPHRLVAIWERNAQRQLEHTPASMASFEAWRAEQALFDGMAALVPAPSTLTGAGAASRVAGAQVSPGYFTLLGSRAMLGRTLLPSDEVAGTRLVVLSHAFWSNQLAADRAVVGKTIALDNVPYTVIGVMPPSFEPPRLGWMADQDLWIPLIPAADLRAWGRAFAVIGRMHAGVTKEVAVTALDRLAAQHAESVPEAAGWSTAIVDLRREITGDARTPLLVLLGAVGLLLVMGIVNVATLTLAHLRRREGELALRVSLGASRGRVVRQLLAQSSLLALVGGVAGTLAAAWGVRILYRLLPAEIAKPAIPGVDAPVVIASAVISIATALVCGILPAWRATRGNAASTLREHASVRITRRSGRALVVAEVALALVLSVAAGLAVRSFVALQAVDLGFDPHTVTTMRIMLPTERYPDAGRRLAVFDAIVGTARAQPGVTAAGAVSLRPFGGGGPRTTVLAEGAAIVAGMEPPPVDIRWADRDYFRALQMPLLAGRLMSATDRADAPPVVVITRGLADHLWPGGSPIGKRAVIQLNGGITAEVIGVVADARIAGVRQPPNPTAYLAIGQSTGNSIDLMVRGNESIVPVIRQALASIDPDVPLFRVASLNAVIGDAVASERFTAFILAAFGLCAMMLAAVGIHGMCAGDVQERQRELGIRLALGAEPVGITALVLRYGLGNALLGLGIGTVVALLVTRAMRAILFGITPTDPVAFVGIAGVLLVVAFLATLLPALRAARVSPQLAMREER
- a CDS encoding ABC transporter permease: MPDSSGKLPPGARWFRLRPRGRAAIEAQMREELDAHLALATEYLVSRGVPPQQAEDQARARFRDFETARQNLYRTARQREAEMARHQALGEVRTDIRFTIEGIARDLRLAARGFRRVPAFAAAALMTLALGIGATTTVLSLAYNIWLRPLPYADPARLVTLRDAYRGQGVGGVSSAEIEDFRTNPFLGGVAGFSYGAAITKVAGEPVRLVCYRVTSNLFEVLGVRPILGRGFVAEEGIQGRGAVVVISHRFWNQRLGSDPAAVGKSLELFGSTFTIIGVMPKEFQIPSGVRSDLWIPSENVGVAANRGQRYAGAVARLKPAASLQQAQAGMAPINSRLAQDYPDTHREWTTILTSISDETLGSYRAAFTFLLGTVGLLLLIACANIASLFLARNSARHGELAVRVALGATRGRLTRQLFIESLLLSAAGGVLGILAARLGTPLLVRMLPPGTPRLDEVAVNLPVLGFAVLLSGLAGILCAIAPAWHLSTNAPHEWIKGMSRTVVQGRHALQQTLVIAQVALSLMLMVGAGLMLKSFFHLTARDHGYDPQGLLTMSVTVPFDRYGSESARAQVYQQITGHIARLPTVESVGEVNGFPGSGLGTLGFGSVGTKPGSPSVQVTLHANGPDYFRTMRTPLISGRAFTGQDRGGTPHVLIVNQALAAKLWPGESPIGKSLVLPAAMMAMAGGDKETAFEVVGVAGDMRLRALQAPPEIFIPTSQATPFWTNLVIRTRDNPSAAIEGIRHAITSVEPDMLIENVVPMDEIVSGSVAMQRAQSTIVTVFGALAALLSSVGLYGLLSHLVSQRLREIGVRLALGARRADVFKSVVSRGMVLASIGIAAGSGAAYALVRAMRTQVFGLATVEPGVFVGAIAVLLVVSLAGCYFPAWRATRIDPLTALR
- a CDS encoding PadR family transcriptional regulator, whose protein sequence is MTSATLGVRMRDGKADLLQGTLDLLILKALGNTPLHGWAISKRIQQTSRDVLSVNQGSLYPALYRLEDRGWIVGSEESSPEGRRIKVYRLTLAGQQQMTEAVQSWRVFSLAVNHVLRAT
- a CDS encoding SRPBCC family protein; the encoded protein is MWKWILGILAVLAIVVIGGAYFGYKKMTAAGDTLTMTIAGSPERIFASLATPDSMSAWVASAKVTRPIGKGMLVAGDTLVLDDPGREIGGNRQNMDWVVKEISAPRLLVLEMRPDTGKVKSTLMMRRDSLVAQGDSTVLISTFSAPFMDSVGTATKDSSKMGGAIVSGASKVMVGALRLIYESDLKRLKARIEGTPTP